One window from the genome of Desulfopila inferna encodes:
- a CDS encoding cation-translocating P-type ATPase has translation MKESDEQERQGSAAYHAKSVEDTLTALNVGRDGLSRDEVVARQEKYGLNQLEEEKQRSGWAILLDQFKSIVIIILAIAAVLAFATARLPEGIALVTVIAVNTAIGFFTEWKAIRSMESLRELGRKVARVRRDGRKSEVAAEELVPGDIVLLHDEELVPADVRIITSEDIRVNEAALTGESMPVDKSIDPVEQDAPLHARTSMLYKGTSVVEGTAEGVVAATGPATELGRISRLVSAAEETAAPLQERLDHLGRKLAWITIAVAVLVGAAGLASGRETIIMIETAIALGVAAIPEGLPIVATIALARGMWLMAQRNALINRLTAVETLGATSVIFTDKTGTLTENRMTVVDVITADASYTFGQQKEEEGAPGGGHLEAAAEKSLVERLLRIGLLCSNAKLAKESEGFSGDPTEVALLEAAAKAGLTRSGLLEEMPEEREVPFDSEVMMMATFHRLEKDKEGGACYVAVKGAPGKILEVCNKVWQEEGAAQLSKEQKQQWHERVDELAGKGLRLLAFADKEAGDSAEEPYRNLRLVGIAGMEDPPRSEVREAIRDCQNAGIKVVMVTGDRPDTGASIGKKVGLSDEEKPFHGSDLSSPDELSKAEHRKILDSGIFARVTPEQKFNLVKHYQSAGHICAMTGDGVNDTPALKQADIGVAMGQRGTDAAKQVADMVLRDDNFSTIVAAIREGRIIFANIRKSVIFMLCTNIAEVLTVALASLVQAPLPLKPLQILYLNVLTDVFPALALGVGAGAVEVMKRPPRAADEAVLTWHHWRMIGGWSLFIGAIVLGALTIALMQFGFEEKHAVTISFLTLAFTKLWFVINLRDRGTSPWKNDVLKNRWMWAAWGICLSLLLIAVYWQPLASLLQVVNPGWKGWTLILAMSVLPVISGAFLPGIRFYSAGSEEYPR, from the coding sequence TTGAAAGAAAGTGATGAGCAAGAACGCCAGGGAAGTGCAGCATATCATGCGAAAAGTGTCGAAGATACCCTCACTGCGCTGAATGTCGGCCGTGATGGACTTTCCCGTGATGAGGTCGTCGCAAGGCAGGAAAAATACGGCCTCAATCAGCTAGAGGAGGAAAAGCAGCGCAGTGGTTGGGCCATTCTGCTCGACCAGTTCAAAAGCATCGTTATCATTATTTTGGCAATTGCAGCTGTCCTGGCCTTTGCCACTGCCCGCCTACCGGAAGGAATTGCCCTGGTTACCGTTATAGCCGTCAATACCGCCATAGGCTTCTTCACGGAATGGAAAGCCATACGATCGATGGAATCTCTTCGTGAACTCGGCAGGAAAGTGGCGCGGGTCAGACGGGACGGCAGGAAAAGCGAGGTGGCCGCCGAGGAACTTGTCCCCGGAGATATTGTTCTACTCCACGATGAGGAACTTGTTCCTGCGGATGTGCGAATAATTACATCTGAAGATATCAGGGTCAATGAAGCGGCTCTTACCGGAGAGTCCATGCCGGTCGATAAATCCATCGACCCTGTCGAGCAGGACGCTCCCCTGCATGCCCGGACCAGCATGCTCTATAAGGGAACGAGTGTCGTTGAAGGGACTGCTGAAGGAGTAGTTGCCGCTACGGGACCGGCAACGGAACTCGGCCGTATTTCCAGACTTGTCTCGGCAGCAGAGGAAACCGCAGCCCCTCTTCAGGAGCGTCTCGATCACCTGGGTCGAAAACTTGCCTGGATAACCATTGCTGTCGCAGTGCTTGTCGGTGCGGCGGGACTGGCATCGGGGCGTGAGACCATCATTATGATCGAGACCGCCATCGCTCTCGGAGTAGCCGCTATTCCTGAAGGGTTGCCGATCGTGGCCACTATTGCCCTGGCCCGCGGCATGTGGCTGATGGCGCAGCGCAATGCTCTGATAAATCGCCTTACCGCCGTGGAAACACTAGGCGCAACCAGTGTGATTTTTACCGATAAAACCGGCACGCTCACCGAAAACAGGATGACTGTAGTCGATGTGATTACTGCCGATGCCTCATATACCTTCGGCCAGCAGAAAGAAGAGGAGGGAGCCCCTGGGGGCGGTCATCTCGAGGCGGCGGCGGAAAAAAGTCTGGTCGAGCGTCTGCTTCGCATAGGGTTACTTTGTTCAAACGCCAAGCTGGCTAAGGAGAGCGAAGGATTCAGCGGCGACCCCACCGAAGTCGCCCTGCTGGAGGCAGCCGCCAAAGCGGGTTTGACCAGGAGCGGCTTGCTCGAGGAGATGCCTGAGGAGCGGGAAGTTCCCTTTGATTCGGAAGTTATGATGATGGCGACTTTTCACCGCCTTGAAAAGGACAAAGAAGGCGGTGCATGTTATGTAGCGGTAAAGGGTGCACCGGGCAAGATCCTCGAGGTATGCAACAAGGTGTGGCAGGAGGAGGGGGCGGCTCAACTGAGTAAGGAGCAAAAGCAGCAATGGCATGAACGTGTCGACGAGCTTGCCGGCAAGGGCTTGCGTCTTCTCGCCTTCGCCGACAAGGAGGCCGGGGATAGTGCCGAGGAGCCTTACCGGAATCTTCGGCTGGTGGGCATCGCCGGTATGGAAGATCCGCCGCGATCCGAGGTTAGAGAGGCGATTCGAGATTGTCAGAATGCCGGAATAAAGGTAGTGATGGTGACCGGAGACAGGCCTGACACCGGTGCTTCCATCGGTAAAAAAGTAGGATTAAGCGATGAAGAAAAGCCCTTCCACGGCAGTGATCTGAGCAGCCCTGATGAGCTTTCCAAGGCGGAGCATCGCAAGATCCTGGATTCCGGCATCTTTGCCCGGGTGACGCCGGAACAGAAATTTAATCTGGTGAAACACTACCAGTCCGCCGGTCACATCTGCGCCATGACCGGAGACGGCGTCAACGACACCCCGGCCTTGAAGCAGGCGGATATTGGTGTTGCCATGGGACAGCGGGGAACCGATGCCGCCAAACAGGTAGCTGACATGGTGCTGCGTGACGATAATTTTTCCACCATTGTCGCGGCCATCCGCGAAGGCAGGATCATCTTCGCCAACATTCGCAAATCCGTTATCTTTATGCTTTGTACCAATATTGCCGAGGTCTTGACTGTTGCCCTGGCTTCTCTGGTACAGGCTCCCCTGCCGCTGAAACCCCTGCAGATTCTTTATCTCAATGTCTTGACCGATGTTTTCCCCGCGTTGGCTCTGGGGGTTGGCGCAGGTGCCGTCGAGGTTATGAAGCGTCCGCCTCGAGCTGCCGATGAGGCCGTTTTGACGTGGCACCATTGGCGCATGATCGGTGGCTGGAGCCTGTTCATCGGAGCGATAGTTCTTGGAGCGTTGACCATTGCCCTGATGCAATTTGGTTTCGAGGAAAAACACGCTGTCACTATCTCGTTTCTGACTCTGGCCTTCACCAAGCTCTGGTTTGTCATTAATCTGCGTGATCGGGGTACTTCCCCATGGAAAAACGATGTGTTAAAGAACAGATGGATGTGGGCTGCCTGGGGGATCTGTCTCAGCCTTCTACTTATTGCCGTCTATTGGCAGCCACTCGCTTCCCTTCTCCAGGTCGTAAATCCAGGCTGGAAAGGGTGGACTCTCATTCTGGCAATGAGTGTGCTCCCTGTTATTAGTGGAGCATTTCTTCCGGGGATTCGATTTTACTCCGCCGGGAGCGAGGAATATCCGAGGTAA
- the ppsA gene encoding phosphoenolpyruvate synthase, translating into MKNKYIQWFEDTNKEDTAIVGGKNASLGEMIKSLAEKDVRVPDGFATTVEAYTRYLKSNNIDDTLKKLLAKLRNDEQSIEQTGKAVRKLFLDGEFPDDIASAIKEAYGELSQRYDSPARDSHGDVDVAVRSSATAEDLPEASFAGQQETFLNISGDKDLLDACRKCFASLFTDRAISYREERQFGHDKIALSVGVQKMVRSDKAGSGVMFSIDTESGFPDVVLIDAVWGLGENVVQGTVNPDGYRVFKPLLQNRDTSPIIEKRLGEKEKTMVYARGGSATVKNKNTPRRKREQFVLTDEEIVQLARWACVIEDHYDKPMDMEWAKDGDSGELYIVQARPETVQSQKQSGSFTRYHLRDRGEVLVKGLAIGDAIASGKAKVLHDIDESDQFEDGGILVTEMTDPDWGPIMKRAAAIVTEHGGRTSHAAIVSRELGIPAVVGAEKAMAALDGAKIVTVSCAEGDTGKVYEGELEYEEEEIDLGALPTTSTQIMINIASPEAAMRWWRLPVHGIGLARMEFIINNIIKIHPMALIHPEKVEDKKVRKSIDTLTKGYPDKEEYFVDHLSRGIARIAASQYPDPVIVRMSDFKTNEYANLIGGSFFEPHEENPMLGFRGASRYYSDRYRAGFGLECAAIDRARRRLGFENIVVMIPFCRTPEEADKVLEVMESNGLERGRDGLEIYVMCEIPSNVVLAEQFGRRFDGFSIGSNDLTQLMLGVDRDLAELSELFDERNEAVKIVIGNLIEVAHKNGKKVGICGQAPSDYPDFAEFLVNAGIDSISLNPDSVIRVMRYLAEAEGKEAAPGKS; encoded by the coding sequence ATGAAAAATAAATACATACAGTGGTTTGAGGATACAAATAAGGAAGATACCGCCATTGTCGGCGGAAAAAATGCTTCACTTGGTGAGATGATCAAGTCCCTGGCTGAGAAAGATGTGCGCGTTCCCGATGGCTTTGCCACTACCGTCGAGGCCTACACCCGCTATCTCAAGAGCAATAATATCGATGATACGCTTAAAAAACTTTTAGCGAAGTTGCGTAACGATGAGCAGTCGATAGAACAGACAGGCAAAGCCGTGCGAAAGCTCTTTCTCGACGGTGAGTTTCCCGATGATATCGCCTCGGCCATTAAGGAAGCCTATGGGGAACTCAGTCAGCGCTATGATTCGCCGGCCAGAGACAGCCACGGCGATGTCGATGTAGCGGTGCGCAGCAGCGCCACTGCCGAAGATCTTCCCGAAGCCAGCTTTGCCGGGCAGCAGGAAACCTTTCTCAATATCTCGGGCGACAAGGATCTTCTCGATGCCTGCCGCAAATGTTTTGCCTCGCTCTTTACCGACAGGGCCATCTCCTACCGGGAAGAGAGACAGTTCGGTCACGATAAAATTGCCCTGTCGGTGGGCGTTCAGAAAATGGTGCGCTCCGATAAGGCGGGATCAGGAGTAATGTTTTCGATCGATACGGAATCGGGCTTTCCGGATGTTGTCCTGATCGATGCGGTGTGGGGATTGGGCGAGAATGTTGTACAGGGAACAGTCAATCCCGATGGTTACAGGGTTTTCAAGCCTTTGCTGCAGAACCGGGATACTTCCCCGATCATCGAGAAACGGCTCGGCGAGAAGGAGAAGACCATGGTGTATGCCAGAGGAGGTTCTGCAACGGTGAAAAACAAGAATACCCCGCGAAGAAAAAGAGAGCAGTTTGTCCTCACCGATGAAGAGATTGTGCAATTAGCCCGATGGGCCTGCGTTATCGAAGACCATTACGATAAGCCTATGGATATGGAATGGGCCAAGGACGGTGACAGTGGAGAGCTGTATATCGTTCAGGCCCGTCCCGAAACGGTACAGTCGCAGAAGCAGAGCGGTTCGTTCACGCGCTATCACCTTCGGGACAGAGGTGAAGTTCTGGTAAAGGGACTGGCTATTGGCGATGCCATAGCTTCGGGAAAAGCAAAAGTACTGCACGATATTGATGAAAGCGATCAATTTGAGGATGGCGGGATTCTGGTGACTGAAATGACCGATCCGGACTGGGGGCCTATAATGAAACGGGCGGCGGCCATCGTTACCGAACATGGCGGGCGGACCAGCCATGCTGCCATCGTCAGCCGGGAGTTGGGCATACCGGCCGTGGTTGGTGCGGAAAAGGCCATGGCGGCACTCGATGGAGCTAAGATAGTTACCGTTTCCTGTGCGGAAGGGGATACGGGAAAAGTATATGAGGGAGAATTGGAATACGAGGAGGAAGAAATTGATCTGGGGGCCCTTCCCACAACATCAACACAGATAATGATAAATATCGCCAGCCCTGAAGCGGCTATGCGCTGGTGGCGGCTCCCTGTTCATGGAATCGGTCTGGCCAGGATGGAATTTATTATCAATAACATCATCAAGATTCATCCGATGGCCCTTATTCATCCGGAGAAAGTTGAAGATAAAAAGGTACGTAAGTCCATAGATACGCTGACTAAAGGGTATCCGGACAAGGAAGAGTATTTTGTCGATCATCTATCCCGGGGCATCGCCCGAATAGCCGCCTCGCAATATCCCGATCCGGTAATTGTACGAATGAGTGATTTTAAAACCAATGAATATGCCAATCTCATAGGAGGCTCTTTTTTTGAACCGCATGAGGAGAACCCCATGCTGGGGTTTCGTGGAGCATCCCGCTATTATAGCGACCGCTATCGGGCCGGATTCGGTCTGGAATGTGCAGCTATCGATCGTGCCCGCAGGAGACTCGGCTTTGAGAATATTGTCGTGATGATTCCCTTCTGCCGGACTCCGGAAGAGGCGGACAAGGTGCTTGAGGTTATGGAATCAAACGGGCTTGAACGGGGGAGGGACGGATTGGAGATCTATGTCATGTGTGAGATCCCCTCCAATGTAGTACTGGCGGAACAATTTGGCCGGAGGTTTGACGGATTTTCAATAGGTTCCAATGACCTGACTCAACTTATGCTTGGTGTGGATCGTGATCTTGCCGAACTCTCGGAACTTTTTGATGAACGCAATGAAGCAGTAAAAATAGTGATCGGGAATCTCATTGAAGTGGCACACAAGAATGGGAAGAAGGTCGGTATTTGCGGTCAGGCACCGAGTGATTACCCTGATTTTGCAGAATTCCTGGTCAATGCCGGCATTGATTCGATCTCCCTGAATCCTGATTCGGTGATCCGGGTTATGCGGTATCTGGCCGAAGCGGAAGGAAAAGAGGCTGCACCCGGGAAGAGCTAG
- a CDS encoding tetratricopeptide repeat protein: protein MDTVTYPTNEVVDFVQEYLIPFRINISTTSMHEKYHTFWTPTTAVLGIKGMEAHGKQEVQRRIGFFEADEFIATLHLGIAKVRINQKEFDTALVHLDRLLKVYPESEVVPEALYFRGVSLYKQNDDPSQLKKAYEHLLSDYPKSPWVKRAHPYRLL from the coding sequence ATGGATACAGTTACGTATCCGACAAATGAAGTAGTTGATTTCGTACAGGAATATCTGATCCCTTTCAGGATAAATATCAGTACCACATCGATGCATGAAAAATACCACACCTTCTGGACACCGACCACGGCGGTGCTGGGCATCAAGGGCATGGAGGCCCATGGAAAACAGGAAGTCCAGCGGAGGATCGGTTTTTTTGAGGCCGATGAATTCATCGCCACCTTGCATCTCGGCATTGCCAAGGTCCGCATTAATCAGAAAGAATTTGATACTGCCCTGGTCCATCTCGATCGTCTGTTGAAGGTCTATCCGGAAAGCGAAGTGGTTCCTGAAGCACTATATTTCAGGGGGGTTAGTCTCTACAAGCAAAACGATGACCCCAGCCAGCTCAAAAAGGCCTATGAACATCTACTGAGCGACTATCCGAAAAGTCCATGGGTTAAACGCGCACATCCCTACCGTTTGCTCTAG
- a CDS encoding glycosyltransferase: protein MKICMFTNTYLPHVGGVARSVHFFAEDLRKLGNEVLIVAPTFPDQKGFLEEKKNVLRVPAIQNFNGSDFSVRIPMPFIIDEHIDEFQPDVIHSHHPFLLGDAAIRAAYRRDLPLVFTHHTLYEEYTHYVSPDSPMMRRLAISLSTEYANLCTCIIAPSESIASLITGRGVNKPIEVIPTGVDVAQFQKGDGVAFRRAHGVPDQATVIGHLGRLAPEKNLEYLCDAVIDAMRKMDEKTFFLVVGSGSSESRIVEKFGKAHLDNRLIMAGRKSGSDLIDAYAAMDLFVFSSKSETQGMVLVEAMAAGLPVIALNASGVREVVEDAFNGRLLPADASPHEFAESIIAYFSHEDTAASWRRQAYRTANRFSREKTAQKLADLYLSLQKEKESMIDTEILDPLDELLKSLKIEWEILAEKTHALLSAVRDDSPEK, encoded by the coding sequence ATGAAAATCTGCATGTTTACAAATACCTATTTACCTCATGTCGGCGGTGTCGCCCGCTCCGTTCATTTCTTTGCCGAAGATCTGCGAAAACTTGGAAACGAGGTGCTGATAGTTGCTCCAACCTTTCCCGACCAGAAGGGTTTTCTCGAAGAGAAAAAGAACGTCCTGCGGGTGCCGGCCATACAGAATTTCAACGGCAGCGATTTTTCCGTCCGGATTCCAATGCCCTTTATCATCGATGAGCACATTGATGAATTCCAGCCCGATGTAATTCACAGCCACCACCCTTTCCTGCTCGGTGATGCCGCCATAAGGGCAGCCTATCGCCGGGACCTGCCCCTGGTCTTTACCCACCATACCCTATATGAGGAATACACCCATTACGTCTCTCCCGACTCACCGATGATGAGGCGGCTTGCCATCAGCCTTTCCACTGAATATGCCAATCTCTGTACCTGCATTATTGCCCCCAGCGAGAGCATAGCCTCCCTGATCACCGGCCGGGGGGTTAATAAACCCATCGAGGTCATCCCCACAGGAGTTGACGTCGCTCAATTCCAAAAGGGAGACGGAGTTGCCTTCCGCCGTGCTCACGGGGTCCCTGATCAGGCCACCGTCATCGGGCATCTCGGCCGGCTGGCTCCGGAAAAGAACCTGGAGTATCTCTGCGATGCAGTGATTGATGCCATGCGGAAAATGGATGAAAAAACATTTTTTTTAGTGGTGGGGTCAGGCTCAAGTGAATCCCGAATCGTGGAGAAGTTCGGCAAGGCTCATCTTGACAACAGGCTGATCATGGCTGGCAGGAAAAGCGGCTCCGACCTGATTGATGCATATGCCGCCATGGATCTTTTTGTGTTTTCATCAAAATCGGAAACCCAGGGAATGGTCCTGGTCGAGGCCATGGCAGCCGGGTTGCCGGTAATTGCCCTTAATGCTTCCGGCGTGCGGGAGGTGGTTGAAGATGCCTTTAACGGCAGACTCCTGCCTGCCGACGCTTCACCTCACGAGTTTGCCGAAAGCATTATTGCCTATTTTTCCCATGAGGATACAGCAGCAAGCTGGCGCCGGCAAGCATATCGCACAGCCAATCGCTTCTCTCGAGAAAAAACGGCGCAGAAGTTGGCAGACCTTTATCTTTCCCTGCAGAAAGAAAAAGAGTCCATGATCGATACCGAAATACTCGATCCCCTGGATGAACTGCTTAAGTCATTAAAAATAGAATGGGAAATATTGGCTGAAAAAACTCATGCACTGCTTAGTGCCGTCCGGGATGACAGCCCCGAAAAATGA
- a CDS encoding Do family serine endopeptidase — MNSLWKKRFFIFSALLVTGIIIGLGLSINFDTQTPSLAEKSPIPLDTRNELDRISTALSQVAAAVSPSVVNISTSKKVQTLPLNELYDHPLFRKFFGEPPGSDQEGMQTSMLGSGVIVSSNGHILTNNHVIEGAEEIVITLNDEREFEAELVGADPRSELALVKIDAENLSPLVMNENYELKVGELVIAVGIQFGLSNTVTMGIISALGRSDIGIVDYENFIQTDAAINPGNSGGALVNSGGELIGINTAIFSTSGGNMGVGFAIPVKMAKPVMESLLEHGKVIRGWLGVNIQPITPELAEYFNLTGTSGALISEVMPEGPAAQAGLQQGDIVLEFAGTTINEANTLKDKVAQTSPGSTATIKVIRDDNTKEVEVTIEEYPEIQQQ, encoded by the coding sequence ATGAATTCTTTATGGAAGAAACGGTTTTTCATCTTTTCCGCCCTGCTGGTGACAGGAATAATCATAGGACTTGGCCTCTCCATCAATTTCGATACCCAGACACCATCACTCGCCGAAAAAAGTCCGATTCCTCTGGATACCAGGAATGAACTGGATAGAATAAGTACCGCGCTTTCCCAGGTAGCTGCCGCGGTGAGCCCTTCGGTTGTCAACATTTCCACAAGCAAAAAAGTGCAGACTCTGCCATTAAACGAATTATATGACCATCCTCTTTTCAGAAAATTTTTCGGCGAACCTCCGGGGTCTGATCAGGAGGGTATGCAGACGTCGATGCTTGGCTCCGGCGTTATTGTCTCCAGCAACGGCCATATCCTCACCAACAATCATGTTATAGAAGGGGCTGAGGAGATTGTCATTACCCTGAATGACGAACGGGAGTTTGAAGCTGAGCTGGTGGGAGCTGATCCCAGAAGTGAACTGGCTCTTGTAAAAATCGATGCTGAAAATCTTTCCCCATTAGTAATGAATGAGAATTATGAACTGAAGGTCGGTGAGCTCGTTATTGCCGTGGGAATACAGTTCGGATTGAGCAATACGGTAACTATGGGCATCATCAGCGCCTTAGGGCGATCTGATATAGGTATAGTCGATTATGAGAATTTCATCCAGACCGATGCGGCAATCAACCCCGGCAATTCCGGCGGAGCTCTGGTTAACAGCGGAGGAGAACTCATCGGCATTAACACTGCCATTTTTTCAACCAGCGGCGGCAATATGGGGGTCGGGTTTGCCATACCGGTGAAAATGGCAAAACCCGTGATGGAAAGTCTGCTCGAGCACGGCAAAGTTATACGCGGCTGGCTGGGCGTAAACATCCAGCCGATAACCCCGGAGCTGGCTGAATATTTTAATCTTACAGGTACCTCTGGAGCACTTATAAGCGAAGTAATGCCCGAAGGTCCGGCTGCTCAAGCCGGGCTGCAGCAGGGTGATATCGTCCTCGAATTTGCGGGCACCACTATCAATGAGGCTAACACCCTGAAAGACAAGGTGGCCCAAACCTCTCCCGGCAGCACGGCAACCATAAAGGTGATTCGGGATGATAATACAAAAGAAGTCGAAGTAACTATTGAAGAATATCCGGAAATACAACAACAGTAG
- a CDS encoding MBOAT family O-acyltransferase: MIFNSLTFICFFIIVHLVYALPLSWEKRKIHLWLSSYIFYAAWNPPFVLLLWISTLIDWFAGKNIARTSSRHKKRILLLISLATNLGLLGYFKYGTFLLESFVSLSEAVGIHYQPAVSHIVLPVGISFYTFQSLSYSLDIYRGKLKPWPKFTDFAFFVTFFPQLVAGPIVRAADFLPQCRVSRRATSYQMGWGLTLLVLGLFEKVILADTIMAPVADMVFSNSDLSGTADAWLGVFAFSGQVFFDFSGYSLCAIGAALSLGFVLPDNFRFPYAAVGFSDFWRRWHISLSSWLRDYLYIPLGGNRKGELRTYINLMITMLLGGLWHGAAWTFVAWGGLHGLYLSVERYLLKHLGDVEFFRKRIVQGMLGLLTFILVSITYVFFRAQDFPDAFHLLTLMFSTGELQLLSFSQSLQVAVTLGLLLVGQWLLRDSSLEALATAVPPAVRVVLIAGALVTLSLHRGGDRAFIYFQF; encoded by the coding sequence ATGATTTTTAATTCACTGACTTTTATCTGCTTTTTTATAATAGTACATCTTGTTTATGCCTTGCCTCTTTCCTGGGAAAAGCGAAAAATTCACCTGTGGCTTTCAAGCTATATCTTCTATGCCGCCTGGAACCCTCCTTTTGTATTGCTCCTCTGGATTTCCACCCTGATAGACTGGTTTGCCGGCAAGAATATTGCCCGAACCTCCAGCAGACACAAAAAACGAATTCTTCTTCTCATCAGCCTTGCCACAAATCTGGGCTTGCTGGGCTACTTCAAATACGGAACTTTTTTACTTGAATCGTTTGTGTCGCTGTCGGAGGCAGTAGGTATACATTATCAGCCGGCAGTCTCCCATATTGTTCTTCCTGTCGGGATCTCCTTCTATACCTTCCAGTCACTTTCCTATTCTCTTGATATTTATAGAGGAAAACTAAAACCATGGCCAAAATTCACCGATTTTGCCTTTTTTGTGACATTTTTTCCTCAACTGGTCGCCGGACCGATCGTTCGGGCTGCTGATTTCCTGCCTCAGTGCCGCGTTTCTCGTCGTGCCACCTCTTACCAGATGGGTTGGGGACTGACTTTGCTGGTCCTGGGATTGTTTGAAAAGGTGATTCTCGCCGATACTATCATGGCACCGGTTGCAGATATGGTCTTCAGCAACAGCGACTTATCGGGAACAGCGGATGCCTGGCTTGGTGTATTTGCCTTCTCCGGGCAGGTGTTCTTTGATTTCTCTGGGTATTCATTGTGTGCAATCGGAGCTGCCTTGTCTCTTGGCTTCGTCCTGCCCGACAACTTTCGTTTTCCCTATGCCGCCGTGGGATTTTCCGATTTCTGGAGAAGGTGGCATATCTCTTTGTCCAGCTGGTTGCGGGATTATCTTTATATTCCACTGGGTGGAAACCGCAAAGGAGAATTGCGAACGTATATCAATCTGATGATAACCATGCTGCTCGGCGGCTTATGGCATGGTGCGGCGTGGACGTTTGTGGCCTGGGGAGGACTCCATGGGCTGTATCTGAGCGTCGAGAGATATTTGTTGAAGCATTTAGGGGATGTTGAATTTTTTCGAAAGCGCATTGTTCAAGGTATGCTGGGTCTACTGACGTTTATCCTGGTTTCAATTACCTATGTGTTCTTTAGAGCGCAGGATTTTCCCGATGCCTTTCATTTACTCACGCTAATGTTTTCGACAGGTGAGCTGCAGCTTCTTTCCTTTTCACAGTCACTGCAGGTTGCCGTAACCCTGGGTCTGCTGTTGGTCGGACAATGGCTGCTTCGGGACAGCAGTCTGGAGGCTCTTGCCACGGCTGTTCCTCCAGCCGTCCGGGTGGTACTGATAGCTGGAGCCCTGGTTACCTTAAGCCTGCATAGAGGAGGAGACCGTGCCTTCATCTACTTCCAATTCTAA